Proteins from a genomic interval of Sphingobacterium sp. SYP-B4668:
- the era gene encoding GTPase Era — translation MSHKAGFVSIIGKPNAGKSTLMNALVGEKMSIITPKAQTTRHRIIGIVNDEDHQIVFSDTPGVIKPNYSLQESMMNFVQGSLIDADIILFVTDINEKYDENDVIEKLKKTSSPVAVLINKIDKSTEEDVKNKIEFWKETLNPEAIFAISALLNHNVMAIMQYIKDRLPEHAPYYEKDELTDKSMRFFVSEMIREKIFKLYDKEIPYSTEVIITSYKEEPKITRIAAEIIVERDSQKNILIGTAGSMIKKVGTYARKDIEEFIDGKVFLEIFVKVIPDWRSKKNYLKRFGYDD, via the coding sequence ATGTCGCACAAAGCAGGTTTTGTAAGTATCATTGGTAAGCCAAACGCAGGTAAGTCCACGCTAATGAACGCTTTAGTAGGTGAAAAAATGTCAATCATTACACCGAAAGCTCAAACAACGAGACACCGAATCATTGGTATTGTTAACGATGAAGACCACCAAATTGTCTTTTCGGACACCCCGGGAGTCATAAAACCCAACTATTCACTTCAAGAATCCATGATGAACTTCGTTCAAGGATCCTTGATCGATGCCGATATTATTCTTTTCGTTACAGACATCAATGAAAAATATGATGAAAATGATGTCATCGAAAAACTTAAAAAAACATCCTCTCCTGTAGCTGTATTAATTAACAAAATAGACAAATCAACCGAGGAAGATGTTAAAAATAAGATTGAGTTTTGGAAAGAGACACTTAATCCCGAAGCAATTTTTGCTATCTCAGCTTTACTCAATCACAATGTAATGGCCATCATGCAATATATTAAAGATAGGTTGCCAGAACATGCCCCTTACTATGAAAAAGACGAACTCACGGACAAGTCTATGCGATTCTTTGTTTCAGAAATGATTCGTGAAAAAATCTTTAAGCTATACGATAAAGAAATCCCATACAGTACAGAAGTAATTATCACTTCTTATAAAGAAGAGCCTAAGATCACCCGAATAGCTGCAGAAATAATTGTAGAACGTGATTCCCAAAAAAACATCCTTATAGGCACAGCAGGCTCCATGATCAAAAAAGTGGGAACCTATGCGCGAAAGGATATTGAAGAATTTATTGATGGAAAAGTTTTCTTGGAAATATTTGTCAAAGTAATCCCCGATTGGAGAAGCAAGAAAAACTACTTGAAACGATTTGGATACGACGATTAG
- a CDS encoding endonuclease/exonuclease/phosphatase family protein, with the protein MDIVISIISGLLILFSLLPFIQHQHWIFRVPEFLKFQILVLQFFIIPAAFFFVSDHPWLWWLQVAQITLLGYHVFILMRYTKFWRTPQKGGSKQDSGSIKLISCNIYQHNREYDRFIQLIQDEQPDIFITMESNSDWEKAMRILEKDYPNQMKVTLENTYGMHFYTKLKVLDIKTHYFVADDLPSIEAELETPDGQRFVFFGVHPPPPSPTEEENSKERDGDLLCVAKRVRKSTLPVIVAGDFNNVAWANASILFRKTSELLDARIGRGILSTFHAKYWLFRIPLDLLFHSPDIFINKLFIYPAIGSDHFPVGCTFHIDTQSDVQEGEVKKLEHGEMEEVDDRIREGKAEKSDNRDNT; encoded by the coding sequence ATGGACATAGTTATTAGCATTATTTCGGGTCTATTGATTTTATTTAGTCTATTGCCGTTCATACAGCACCAGCATTGGATATTTCGTGTTCCTGAATTCCTGAAATTTCAGATTTTGGTGCTGCAATTCTTCATAATCCCTGCGGCCTTTTTCTTCGTATCGGACCACCCATGGTTATGGTGGCTTCAAGTAGCACAAATTACTCTTCTTGGCTATCACGTATTTATCTTAATGCGATACACCAAATTCTGGAGGACACCACAGAAAGGCGGAAGTAAACAGGATTCAGGCAGTATCAAGCTCATTTCATGCAACATCTACCAGCACAACAGGGAATACGACCGCTTCATCCAACTTATACAAGATGAACAGCCAGACATCTTCATCACCATGGAAAGCAACAGCGATTGGGAAAAAGCGATGCGGATACTCGAAAAAGATTATCCAAATCAAATGAAGGTGACACTTGAAAACACATACGGCATGCATTTCTATACCAAGTTAAAGGTATTGGATATTAAAACGCATTATTTCGTTGCCGACGACCTGCCCAGCATAGAGGCTGAACTGGAGACACCGGACGGCCAACGTTTTGTATTTTTCGGAGTACACCCTCCACCGCCTAGCCCTACCGAAGAGGAAAATTCAAAGGAGCGAGATGGCGACCTACTATGTGTTGCCAAACGTGTGAGGAAAAGTACGCTTCCGGTTATAGTTGCAGGAGACTTCAACAATGTCGCCTGGGCAAATGCCTCCATCCTGTTCAGAAAGACCAGCGAACTCCTAGATGCCCGCATCGGTCGGGGAATACTCTCAACCTTCCACGCTAAATACTGGCTTTTCAGGATTCCGCTTGATTTGCTGTTCCACAGTCCCGACATTTTCATCAATAAGCTTTTCATTTATCCCGCTATCGGATCGGACCATTTTCCCGTCGGCTGCACCTTCCATATCGATACCCAGTCAGACGTCCAGGAAGGGGAAGTCAAAAAATTGGAACATGGGGAAATGGAAGAGGTAGATGATCGGATCCGGGAGGGTAAGGCGGAAAAAAGTGACAATCGAGACAACACCTGA
- the porW gene encoding type IX secretion system periplasmic lipoprotein PorW/SprE, with amino-acid sequence MKQKKTQKDKDGQELTYNKLENFTAKYNILYNSKRMMEDEQRAIAKLKKENYQVQLTVFDEPTAQGDPHQLMDSLVQKAYKIINNKQESKYINEAYLIVGKANYFKGSYYTAAEYFEYLKKSSETQPEYKPVAYAWKSRALLQIGRLPQASAAVDSAFMFLDDSEANRALVNAAKANFLVRNGKALEAIPYLELSSESTKSRVDRLRWTFLLAQLYKESGEKEKSYKYFSKIAKSNVSYDMAFEADLQAAFLQGEKGTGIDARIKPLKKMLKDGKNVDYKDQIYYEIGNIYYAEGKIDEALAYYRKSLQQLTPSQYQTTETYLTMADHYFHNKEYRMAQNYYDSVATVLPADYTNVDHLRRKLIYMKDLTQVFEEVAWQDTILGLAALNASDLELKLHEYGDKSLQAKLLEIEQQKKQEKKGKKVVDNAYRRTNLNDFQVNNASYADNKFYFNNQDAILLGNAEFKRRWGNRQLNDNWRYSQSSALEVAANTEQIAQDSSIAKDKKDKKIEEFDQEAWLAQAKERYEIAIPQNQIAYDSIHQIVHDDLIKIGNIYRDYTQDPTEAIIAYENFLARYPSSAAAAEVYFSLYRMYDGIDKSKSLAYKEKLIQMFPNTIHAHVAQDPYYLDKVKRDKETLDKAYARIFELYANGDHVAVIQQVDEELQHTEDKQSIVAQLRYLQSLAVGRVGRVDDFVKSLDKIVLDFPKDSLVTPLAKENLLFVQNNPTMFDTRVNALQDIKSDRIAFVDEPSMTEWPALSINGDYRTGIALPTKKIPEKEKPKEKVVAKVEEKKVVEKVEPIKKEEPVKKEEVVAKVEEKVKEIEKLQAGELTQGDAKSNIGVNGNVNANVELKGLNITPGQAKIDLGPNDYRDKELLPDKGVYFYVINVESPSVNLAPTRYGIGQFNRTRYAQAKIEHILRNINGENQLIFVGPFHTYEEVKTYEARISPLMSDIMKVPAEIYNTFVATKETIGTLTDGIQIKNYQKVYSEQ; translated from the coding sequence ATGAAACAGAAGAAAACCCAAAAGGATAAAGACGGCCAAGAGTTGACTTATAACAAGTTGGAGAACTTCACCGCCAAATACAACATTCTCTATAATTCCAAGCGTATGATGGAGGATGAGCAGCGAGCTATTGCCAAACTGAAGAAGGAAAACTATCAAGTTCAGCTTACGGTATTTGATGAGCCTACTGCACAGGGCGATCCACACCAATTGATGGATTCTCTTGTTCAAAAAGCGTATAAGATTATCAACAATAAGCAGGAAAGTAAATATATTAACGAGGCATATCTCATCGTTGGTAAAGCCAATTATTTCAAAGGATCATATTACACCGCTGCTGAATATTTCGAATATTTAAAGAAAAGTTCGGAGACTCAGCCCGAATATAAGCCCGTAGCTTATGCATGGAAGTCGAGAGCTCTTTTGCAGATAGGCCGACTTCCGCAAGCATCTGCTGCCGTAGATTCAGCCTTTATGTTCTTGGACGATAGTGAGGCCAACCGAGCACTGGTCAATGCCGCAAAGGCCAATTTTCTTGTCCGCAATGGTAAGGCCCTAGAAGCGATTCCTTATTTAGAGTTGTCTTCAGAATCAACGAAAAGTAGAGTCGATAGATTGAGGTGGACGTTCTTACTGGCGCAGTTGTATAAGGAAAGTGGAGAAAAGGAGAAATCCTATAAGTATTTTTCAAAGATTGCAAAAAGTAACGTTTCTTATGACATGGCCTTTGAGGCAGATTTGCAGGCAGCTTTTTTACAAGGAGAGAAAGGAACGGGGATAGATGCTCGAATCAAACCGTTGAAAAAAATGTTGAAAGACGGTAAGAATGTCGATTATAAGGATCAGATATACTATGAAATTGGGAATATCTATTATGCCGAAGGTAAGATTGACGAGGCTCTTGCCTATTATCGGAAATCATTACAACAGTTGACACCGAGTCAATATCAGACTACAGAGACCTATTTGACCATGGCCGATCATTATTTTCATAATAAAGAATATCGAATGGCCCAAAATTATTATGATAGTGTCGCTACTGTTTTGCCTGCCGACTATACGAATGTCGATCACTTGAGGCGGAAGCTAATCTATATGAAGGATCTTACGCAGGTATTTGAGGAAGTTGCTTGGCAGGATACTATCTTAGGGCTGGCTGCATTAAATGCATCTGACCTGGAGCTCAAACTCCATGAATATGGGGATAAAAGTCTTCAGGCGAAATTGTTGGAGATCGAGCAACAAAAGAAGCAGGAGAAAAAAGGAAAGAAGGTGGTTGATAACGCTTACAGAAGGACCAATCTGAATGATTTTCAGGTCAATAATGCCAGCTACGCTGATAATAAATTCTATTTCAATAATCAGGATGCCATATTGTTGGGGAATGCCGAATTCAAAAGAAGGTGGGGTAATCGGCAATTGAACGACAATTGGCGTTATAGTCAATCATCTGCCTTGGAAGTAGCCGCCAATACGGAGCAGATAGCGCAAGATTCCTCTATCGCGAAAGATAAAAAAGATAAGAAGATTGAAGAGTTTGATCAAGAGGCGTGGCTAGCTCAGGCAAAAGAAAGATATGAGATAGCAATCCCCCAAAATCAAATCGCTTACGATTCCATCCACCAGATTGTTCATGACGACTTGATTAAAATAGGAAATATCTACAGGGATTATACCCAAGATCCAACGGAGGCGATTATAGCTTATGAAAATTTTCTAGCCCGATACCCAAGTTCAGCTGCAGCTGCAGAAGTTTATTTTTCGCTGTATCGGATGTACGATGGTATTGATAAGTCCAAATCATTGGCATATAAGGAAAAATTGATACAAATGTTTCCAAATACCATACATGCACACGTCGCTCAGGACCCTTATTATTTGGACAAAGTGAAACGTGATAAGGAAACACTGGACAAGGCGTATGCAAGGATTTTCGAATTGTACGCCAACGGTGACCATGTTGCCGTGATTCAACAGGTGGATGAAGAACTCCAACATACAGAGGATAAACAAAGTATCGTCGCGCAGTTGAGATACCTCCAATCCCTTGCGGTAGGCCGCGTGGGGCGGGTGGATGATTTTGTGAAATCTTTAGATAAAATCGTGTTGGATTTTCCTAAAGATAGTCTCGTTACACCACTTGCTAAAGAGAATCTACTCTTTGTCCAAAACAATCCAACTATGTTTGATACCCGTGTAAATGCGTTACAGGATATTAAAAGTGATCGGATTGCCTTTGTTGATGAACCTTCGATGACTGAGTGGCCAGCATTGTCCATTAATGGAGATTATCGGACTGGAATTGCTCTGCCTACCAAGAAGATACCAGAAAAGGAGAAGCCTAAAGAAAAGGTCGTTGCGAAAGTGGAAGAGAAGAAAGTTGTAGAGAAAGTGGAACCTATAAAAAAGGAAGAGCCGGTAAAAAAGGAGGAGGTTGTTGCTAAAGTCGAAGAGAAGGTGAAGGAGATTGAGAAGCTACAGGCTGGCGAGTTGACACAAGGTGATGCCAAATCCAACATAGGTGTAAACGGCAACGTGAATGCCAATGTGGAGCTTAAAGGATTGAATATTACACCGGGTCAAGCAAAGATAGACTTGGGACCCAACGATTATCGTGACAAGGAACTGCTTCCAGATAAAGGTGTTTATTTCTATGTGATCAATGTTGAAAGTCCTTCTGTTAACCTTGCGCCTACCCGATACGGAATAGGTCAGTTCAACAGAACTCGATATGCACAGGCAAAAATAGAACACATCCTTAGAAATATAAACGGTGAAAACCAACTGATTTTTGTGGGTCCATTCCATACATATGAAGAAGTTAAGACCTACGAAGCTAGAATTTCACCGTTGATGAGCGATATTATGAAGGTACCTGCCGAAATTTATAATACTTTTGTAGCGACAAAAGAGACAATTGGCACGTTAACTGATGGTATTCAGATTAAAAATTATCAAAAGGTTTATTCTGAGCAATAG
- a CDS encoding TCR/Tet family MFS transporter has translation MQQQKNSGLLFIFITVAIDVIGLGIIIPVLPTLIKQLTGGTLSEASEYGGWLMFSYAVTQFVFASVLGNLSDRYGRRPVLLLSLLGFCINYLLMGLATSILWLFIGRLVAGITGASMTVAAAYTADISTPDRKAQNFGLLSAAFGIGFIIGPVLGGLLGQYGPRVPFFAAAVISFLNFAYGYLLVPESLKKENRRPFVLKNANPIGAFKHFAKYPLIKPLIVCIFLINVAAHAVQSTWSYYTMERYGWDERMVGISMGFIGVLLAVVQAGLLRIIIPKLGLPKSIVIGFGLYVFAFPMMAFSYEPWMLFVASVPFVFAGIGGPAVQSFISNHTPDNEQGQIQGGITSIVSLTAIIGPPLMSNIFAFFTNHKHPTYFPGAPFLMASVLCLVATIIAIIYFKKRNQSSEF, from the coding sequence ATGCAACAACAAAAAAACTCCGGACTACTCTTCATTTTCATTACAGTGGCCATTGATGTTATTGGCTTGGGAATTATTATACCTGTATTACCGACATTGATTAAGCAATTAACTGGAGGTACACTTAGCGAAGCCTCAGAATATGGCGGATGGCTGATGTTCAGCTATGCTGTTACGCAATTTGTATTTGCATCGGTATTGGGCAACCTGAGCGATCGCTATGGTAGACGCCCCGTCTTATTGCTTTCCTTATTAGGTTTCTGCATCAATTACCTACTCATGGGATTGGCCACATCTATCTTATGGCTGTTTATTGGACGACTTGTAGCTGGCATCACAGGTGCAAGCATGACAGTAGCAGCTGCCTATACCGCGGATATTAGTACGCCTGATCGAAAGGCTCAAAATTTCGGATTATTAAGTGCTGCATTCGGAATAGGCTTTATCATTGGACCTGTATTGGGTGGATTATTGGGTCAGTATGGCCCACGAGTACCGTTCTTTGCTGCAGCGGTGATTAGCTTCCTTAATTTCGCATATGGATACCTCCTCGTTCCAGAATCATTAAAAAAAGAGAACAGAAGACCCTTCGTGCTGAAAAATGCAAATCCAATTGGAGCATTCAAACATTTTGCCAAGTACCCGTTGATAAAACCACTAATTGTATGCATATTTCTCATTAATGTGGCTGCACATGCTGTTCAAAGCACTTGGTCATACTATACAATGGAAAGATATGGCTGGGATGAAAGAATGGTCGGTATATCTATGGGATTTATTGGCGTATTGTTGGCCGTAGTACAGGCAGGCCTACTTCGCATCATAATTCCTAAATTAGGATTGCCAAAAAGTATTGTGATTGGGTTTGGTCTTTATGTATTTGCATTTCCAATGATGGCATTCTCTTACGAGCCTTGGATGCTATTCGTAGCGAGTGTCCCTTTTGTATTTGCAGGCATTGGTGGTCCAGCAGTGCAGAGTTTTATCTCCAACCATACGCCCGATAATGAACAAGGTCAGATTCAAGGCGGGATTACCAGTATTGTAAGCCTAACAGCAATCATCGGACCTCCCTTGATGAGTAATATTTTTGCTTTTTTCACCAACCACAAGCACCCAACCTATTTTCCGGGGGCTCCATTTCTGATGGCTTCAGTATTGTGCCTTGTGGCTACCATTATTGCAATTATCTATTTTAAAAAAAGAAATCAATCCTCTGAATTCTAG
- the uvrC gene encoding excinuclease ABC subunit UvrC, producing MDTFDYKQELKRIPHKPGVYQYFDKEGELIYIGKAKDLRNRVGSYFVNDNQLSGKTRVLVRKINRIQFTIVDTEIDAWLLENNLIKKHKPKYNVMLKDDKTYPWIVIKHERFPRVFWTRKYIKDGSRYFGPYASVGMMHTVLDVIRELFPLRTCNLSLTPENIRTGKFKVCLEYQIGNCKGPCEGYQSEEDYDQNLSDIKDILNGKIAVVTNRLKEQISGAVQALNFEVAHALKSKLDKLDYYQSKSTVVSSSISNVDVFSIASDDNYAFVNFLKVMNGVIIQTQTLEMKRRLDETEAELLALAIPEIRGRFNSTSKELIVPFDMDIEGNENMRFTVPKLGEKRKLLDLSLKNVAYFKKERLLHYERLNPDLKTERILSQMQKDLRMNVPPQHIECFDNSNIQGNYPVSAIVVFKDAKPSKKDYRHFNVKTVVGPNDFATMEEAVFRRYRRLLDEDQPLPQLIVIDGGKGQLGAALKSLRLLGIEKNVTVIGIAKRLEELYYPGDQYPLYLDKKSETLKIIQHLRDEAHRFGITFHRNQRSRKTFVSELENIPGIGKTSVDKLLQTFKSVKKVKEASDEDLKKVLNLKQVKALREYFS from the coding sequence ATGGATACTTTTGATTATAAACAGGAATTGAAACGAATCCCGCACAAGCCGGGAGTCTATCAATATTTTGATAAGGAGGGTGAGCTTATCTATATTGGTAAGGCCAAAGATTTGCGCAATCGCGTTGGGTCCTATTTTGTCAACGATAATCAGTTGAGCGGAAAGACGAGGGTGCTCGTTCGTAAGATCAACCGTATCCAATTCACCATAGTTGACACCGAAATCGATGCTTGGCTGCTGGAAAATAACCTGATTAAAAAACACAAGCCCAAGTATAATGTCATGCTTAAAGATGACAAGACCTATCCTTGGATTGTGATTAAGCATGAGCGCTTTCCACGTGTGTTTTGGACTCGAAAGTATATTAAGGACGGTTCCCGCTATTTTGGTCCCTATGCGTCAGTCGGGATGATGCATACGGTTTTGGATGTTATCCGTGAACTCTTCCCCTTACGTACATGTAATCTGTCTTTGACACCTGAGAATATCCGAACAGGTAAATTTAAAGTGTGTCTAGAATATCAGATTGGTAATTGTAAGGGACCTTGTGAAGGTTATCAGTCAGAAGAAGATTACGATCAGAATCTGAGCGATATCAAAGATATCTTGAATGGTAAGATCGCTGTGGTAACCAATCGACTGAAGGAACAAATCAGTGGAGCAGTCCAGGCATTGAACTTTGAAGTAGCACATGCGCTTAAGTCCAAGTTGGATAAGTTGGATTATTATCAAAGTAAGTCTACAGTCGTCAGTTCATCGATTAGTAATGTGGATGTATTCAGCATCGCTTCAGATGATAATTATGCCTTTGTTAATTTCTTGAAAGTCATGAATGGTGTCATCATCCAGACCCAGACATTGGAGATGAAGCGCAGGCTAGACGAGACAGAGGCCGAATTGCTTGCTTTGGCTATTCCTGAGATTAGAGGACGCTTTAACAGTACTTCCAAAGAGCTTATCGTTCCATTCGATATGGATATAGAAGGGAATGAGAATATGCGCTTCACAGTCCCTAAATTAGGGGAGAAGCGCAAGCTATTGGATTTGTCCCTTAAGAATGTGGCGTACTTCAAGAAAGAGCGTCTCTTGCACTATGAGCGTCTGAATCCGGACCTTAAGACCGAACGTATATTGTCCCAAATGCAGAAGGATTTACGGATGAATGTACCTCCCCAGCATATTGAATGTTTTGATAACTCCAATATTCAGGGTAACTATCCCGTATCTGCTATTGTAGTGTTTAAAGATGCTAAGCCTTCCAAGAAGGATTATCGCCACTTCAATGTAAAGACTGTGGTGGGGCCTAACGATTTTGCGACGATGGAGGAGGCTGTTTTCAGGCGATATAGGCGACTTTTGGACGAGGATCAACCGTTGCCTCAGCTGATTGTTATAGATGGGGGTAAGGGACAATTGGGGGCTGCGTTGAAGAGTCTTCGATTGCTCGGCATCGAAAAAAATGTAACCGTCATCGGTATTGCCAAACGCTTAGAGGAACTCTACTACCCTGGTGATCAGTACCCTCTTTATTTGGATAAAAAATCAGAGACCCTCAAGATTATCCAACATTTGCGCGATGAAGCCCATCGTTTTGGGATCACCTTTCACCGTAACCAGCGAAGTAGAAAGACATTCGTGTCCGAGTTGGAAAATATTCCGGGGATAGGAAAGACATCTGTAGATAAGTTGTTGCAGACATTTAAATCGGTGAAGAAAGTCAAAGAGGCGAGTGATGAAGACCTAAAAAAAGTGCTCAACCTTAAACAGGTAAAAGCACTTCGTGAGTATTTTAGTTAA
- a CDS encoding GIY-YIG nuclease family protein, whose product MFTVYVLYSAAYDKIYIGMTSDLEGRLLSHNELGVKGWTVRYRPWRLLYQEEYEDKSSALQREKSLKSYRGRMFIRSLIQ is encoded by the coding sequence ATGTTCACGGTATATGTGCTTTATTCGGCTGCCTATGACAAGATCTATATAGGTATGACCTCCGATCTTGAGGGGCGTCTCTTGTCGCACAACGAGCTAGGGGTGAAAGGTTGGACCGTTCGTTATCGCCCTTGGCGTTTGTTATATCAAGAAGAGTACGAAGACAAGTCTTCGGCCCTTCAGCGAGAGAAATCATTGAAGAGTTATCGTGGGCGGATGTTCATCCGGAGTTTGATACAATAG
- a CDS encoding penicillin-binding protein 1A yields MKRVSKQSKLTEEDIKRYTVNFWKIIIACVLFGFLFILSVRLGVFGKLPSFQDLENPKSNLASEVLTEDNKVLGTYYVQNRSNVKYSELSPYLVQALVSTEDKRFYKHSGIDYWRTMTVIFHTMTGNKQGGSTITQQLALNLFSDGRAKSFSKRIFQKFQEWVTAVRLERNYTKEEIITMYFNTVDFGAYNTFGIKSAARTYFNTTPDKLTAEQAALLVGMLKGPGAYSPIRYPERAISRRNTVLDNMYNENFITQAEEAESAAKPLGLKLRISNYGEGLAPYFRAVLKEEIKKEFARLSITKADGTPYDLDRDGLKIYSTLNYTMQQYAEDAQKKAMRELQTSFDRQWKGRTPFSGKNAQLLVSGMKRSDRYRVMKEQGASEDDIKKAFNTKVPMNVFTWKGSVDTVMTPMDSIKYNKLFLRNAMMSMEPQTGHIKAWVGGIDFEHFKYDQVKLGTRQVGSTAKPFTYAVAIDNGYSPCYTVPNHQQTYGNWTPRGTVQGGDPITLKKALAYSQNYATAYLINEVGATSVANLTKKMGVTTNIPAYPSISLGAYDASVFDMVGAYSAFVNSGTWVEPTMIMRIEDKNGTTIYERAPKVVKALNSETAYIMVNMLKGVVDGGTATRIKWFYKLNYPIGGKTGTTNDNSDAWFIGVTPQLVTGVWTGAEDRGISFYSTNEGQGARAAMPVFAYYMQKIYGDSQLNYTKEDFPLPSGGLTKEIDCSKYAPFNGTGPATDENLDDDRLGF; encoded by the coding sequence ATGAAGAGAGTATCAAAACAAAGTAAACTGACAGAGGAGGATATTAAACGGTATACGGTCAATTTTTGGAAAATCATTATCGCGTGTGTACTGTTCGGTTTTTTGTTTATCTTAAGTGTGAGGCTTGGGGTGTTCGGAAAGCTGCCGTCGTTTCAAGACCTCGAAAATCCTAAGAGCAACCTCGCTTCGGAAGTATTGACTGAGGACAACAAGGTGTTAGGTACATATTATGTGCAAAATCGTTCAAATGTCAAGTATAGTGAATTGTCCCCCTATTTAGTACAGGCTTTGGTATCTACCGAAGACAAGCGATTCTATAAACACTCGGGTATTGACTATTGGCGTACTATGACCGTGATTTTTCACACCATGACGGGCAATAAGCAGGGCGGAAGTACCATTACACAACAATTGGCATTGAACCTATTCTCTGATGGACGAGCTAAAAGCTTCTCTAAGCGAATCTTCCAAAAGTTTCAAGAATGGGTCACGGCGGTTCGTCTCGAACGAAATTATACCAAAGAAGAAATCATCACGATGTATTTCAATACCGTAGACTTTGGTGCCTACAATACCTTTGGTATCAAATCAGCGGCTCGGACTTATTTCAATACTACTCCTGATAAGTTGACTGCTGAGCAGGCAGCCTTGTTGGTGGGCATGCTGAAAGGGCCAGGAGCATATTCGCCTATTCGATATCCAGAGCGTGCCATCTCTAGGCGAAATACGGTCTTGGATAATATGTACAACGAAAATTTCATCACCCAAGCAGAGGAAGCCGAAAGCGCCGCTAAGCCATTGGGGTTGAAATTAAGAATCTCTAATTATGGTGAAGGATTGGCTCCTTACTTTAGAGCTGTGCTCAAAGAGGAGATAAAAAAGGAGTTTGCCAGATTGTCCATCACCAAAGCCGATGGTACACCATATGATTTGGATCGTGATGGTCTAAAAATTTATTCGACCCTCAACTATACGATGCAACAGTATGCCGAGGATGCACAAAAGAAAGCCATGCGCGAATTGCAGACCAGTTTTGATCGACAATGGAAGGGGCGCACGCCGTTCTCGGGTAAGAATGCACAATTATTGGTGTCAGGAATGAAGCGCTCAGATCGTTACAGGGTGATGAAAGAGCAAGGGGCCTCCGAAGACGATATCAAAAAAGCTTTTAATACCAAAGTTCCGATGAATGTATTTACCTGGAAAGGTAGTGTAGATACCGTGATGACCCCGATGGATTCTATTAAATACAACAAGCTCTTCTTACGCAATGCGATGATGTCCATGGAGCCACAGACAGGACATATTAAAGCTTGGGTAGGAGGGATAGATTTTGAGCACTTTAAGTATGATCAGGTTAAGCTCGGGACACGTCAGGTGGGGTCTACTGCCAAGCCATTTACCTATGCTGTGGCCATCGATAACGGGTATTCTCCTTGTTATACCGTGCCCAATCATCAACAGACCTATGGTAATTGGACACCTAGAGGGACCGTGCAAGGAGGAGATCCTATTACGTTGAAAAAGGCATTGGCTTACTCACAAAATTATGCTACAGCCTATTTGATAAATGAAGTCGGAGCTACATCTGTAGCCAATTTGACAAAAAAAATGGGCGTCACGACCAATATCCCAGCCTACCCATCCATTTCATTAGGGGCGTATGATGCTTCGGTATTTGATATGGTTGGAGCTTATTCAGCTTTCGTGAACAGCGGGACTTGGGTAGAGCCTACAATGATTATGCGGATAGAGGATAAGAATGGCACAACTATCTATGAAAGAGCACCAAAGGTTGTTAAAGCGCTAAACAGTGAAACGGCCTATATCATGGTGAATATGTTGAAAGGGGTGGTAGATGGGGGTACGGCTACGCGTATCAAATGGTTTTATAAATTGAACTATCCGATAGGAGGAAAGACTGGTACGACAAATGATAACTCTGATGCGTGGTTTATCGGTGTGACTCCGCAATTGGTAACAGGTGTATGGACAGGTGCAGAGGATCGAGGCATTAGCTTTTACAGTACCAATGAAGGTCAAGGGGCTCGTGCTGCTATGCCTGTATTTGCTTATTATATGCAAAAAATTTATGGCGATAGCCAGCTGAATTATACCAAGGAAGATTTTCCATTGCCATCTGGAGGATTGACCAAAGAAATTGATTGTAGTAAATATGCACCATTCAATGGGACTGGGCCGGCAACGGACGAGAATTTGGATGATGATAGATTAGGGTTTTAG